The Magnolia sinica isolate HGM2019 chromosome 9, MsV1, whole genome shotgun sequence sequence TCCCAAGAGCCTGTAGGGTGACAGTTTCTGCTAATGAATTCTTGTCTGTCTCTGGCATAGTGAAGCCTACTTCCTTCAGCCACCGGGAAACATTTGTCTGACATCTTATGACCTTCAAATCTGGATGCATTTCGGCTCAGCCATATCTCCCAGGTTATGAAACACGGGGTCAATCCCATTAACTGTTTGAGCTGGTCGCATGGTTTGCCTTTATGGTCCAATGCGTGATCCTTTGTTGGATTGTCTTATTGGAGATTGGAGGAATATCAAAAAGTCGGGTGAAATGGGACCATATATACCTTTCCTGCAATGTTGCTATGACAAAAGAGGTGATCGAGATCCTCCTCATTAGAAGTTGTGGAGTTTGATCGATACGGCTGCCTTGAGGTGCCGAGTTGCATCTGAATGGGGGCGTGGGAACCTTGCACGAACATCGAAGCAGCTGTATGAAGAAGTCCCATGATGGACGAGCTGCTCTGCTGTGTGGACTGAATTGAATCTTCCAGACTTGCTGGCCCACTGTCGTGCACTGTTTGGATCGACTTATCGCAATGGGTTCAGTGACAGAATTTAATTGAGTTATTTAATGTTATTGCTGAACTATGGTTTACATGAATATAAGTAGGAATTGTTCTAGCGAAGTTACATTTGATGAGAATAACCTTATTCCTCGTTAGGGATTCGGCGTCTTAACCTTATCCCTTGTTTGGGATTTGGAGACGGCTAGTCATATATGCTCTCCTCTCAATCTATTTCCTCATAGGATAGTGAAGGTGGTTGCACTCCCACAGTACACGTTgccaatataaaaaataaaaaataaaaaatccaagccacccaaatagtgggacccattgtAGATAGTTTATAGTCCAAAAAACTACAACGCATGTATTCTCCTGACTTACCGATTGGTGGTCATCTAATGGACAATAACAACTAAATTGTAAAGTGTCTGAATTCAGCgaacaaatgtccattaatcagaggtcAATTTGCctctaatcaatctgatttttgggtatgCATAGGCCCCACTACTTGGGTTGTTTTGGGTGCAGTAAAATAGTGGGACCCGCTCTCACCAAAATGAGCTTCTTTTGGGATGATTTGAACGGATCCTAgttaaatcttcttctttttttttccattatgTATGTTTGGAGGACTTGAGAACAATAAATGCTCGATTCTATAGGGATTTTACATCTCTAGTGGGATCATTGCTTAGCTAATCATGAGAGTAGGACTTTAAACCCCTCTTACATGACACGTGTGTGCAAGATAAAGGTCATTCTCAAGTCAGCcccaccatttttttttaaatattctgTTTTATTTGGTAGCTGTAACCCTATATGTTTTGAGTGTCATTGCAGAAGGCTAAGATAGTCTTATTTATAGGATTGGATCTTCTCTCCCATCATAAAAAAGCAAGACTACATGGCCTCTCTTTACTTGCACATATTAGCTTGCCCTACTAAAAAGTTTCCTTTTTCTATTGGGCCACTATATGGAAGAAAAGTTAACAAGTCAACATGTTAAGATGTGTCTTGCTTGATTACCCTAAAATAagccagcaaaatggatggttagtATTTCTTGATTATCATGATTCTAGAGATATACTCCATCCTCAATGGGatacacaatttggatggtctggatagttgCACATGAGCATCACATGTGTGAGGATGAGCAACCACCATTTTTCAAAATTAGCCCTTGCCTTAAGATGATGCCACAGGCAACATAGTCAACCAAGGACTGATGGTTATAAACGTCGACAGCCCACCTAACGGATTCTAATTACCGTGGGATTCCATGGTAATTAGGAATTGGATGCATCATCAGTCTAGAAGAATGAGTTGAACTTCGAACCACAACACCTGGTTAGCAGTCAACCGCATTCGATGGCCCAGCTCTTCAATTTCTATAGGACGATGGCTCAGGGATCTAAACCACTGATATTAAGGCACTCGACGTGTATCAGCCATGCACACAAAATCACCCAGATGAAAAGATCCTCATCCTTCTAGGAAAGAATACATAGTGCCAGCTCACATCCAGCCAAAAAAGAATCCATATAGTAAATAGTTAGGATCTTCCCATCAGTGTGAATCTTCAGTGCAGGGTCTATCCATCGTGAAGTACATCATATACTGTCCAaaatattaatggtttggatcagtaTGACTGAACCATGGCCCATTTTTGTAAAAAATCTCAGCCAAAGGATTTCTTCATCTCTAGAATGAGTTGAAATTTGAAACCACAACACCAACTTAATGGTTCATGGGTGAATGACCACAGTTCTTGTTTTCACCTACCCACAGAACGCACCATCATTCTCAGATGGTGTGGCCATTGCTGCATGAGGACTAATCATTGCAGAACAGCATGCAatttctataaaaagaaaaatagacatGTAAAGCAAGAAGCATATGATTCAATTAATGTTAATCACTTGGCTTGAATATTCAAGATTCAACCCCCAGCTTAACAACCAAAGAAATACTTACTAGGGACGGATTTCTAAACACATGGCTGACTGATAAGGCATCccaaccatagttctaaaactcagtgtcTCAAAGCTCACTAGAGTCGACTCAATGAGATTTTGAGCCAAGTCAATGGGAACTCACTCCCGGACATGTGACTCTGCGCAGAATCAACAACTCCACTCGAGTCAGCTAGACACCACTCGAGTCAGCTAGACAATTTAGCCAATCCACTGTGACTCGGACCCAACCTCGAGCTCAATCAGCTATGTTTTTGTTTAACAAAACGAAAATGCCACTGCTTTCAACTCCTGACCTTCTCCAATGGAACAGAAGCCAGCAACCAATCTGCCATGAACAGTAGATATGCTAAATTAGCAATTTTCATTTATATTCACAAAACACTTATTGCCACTATATACttctaatttaattattaaaatactGAGTCAAGTCCAGCATAATTTAATTTAGAAGTGcgcttggattcctaaaatacaGTTATTGACAAAGGAATCATtcctcaaaaataaataaataaaactttggTAGAAGATACACTATGATTATTACTAAATAGTCTAAAAAATAACATggtaaaaacaaagaagaaaaagataaccATCTGTCCCTGAGTCATCATCACCCCCAAGCTACCACTCAGTGGAGATCATGGGCACTCCATAGAAAGAGCATGTTACCCGGTAGAGAAAATGCAGAAACATTATGGCGTATCATCATCGCAAAATCCAAATCACAAATGAATCATATTCTATCCCGATTATTAAAAAACGCAGATTACGCAGATTAATACATTAAGAAACTCTGAGCTTTGACAccaccatattattttagggacaTTAAAACAAGTTCAATAACTGCTTTCaatattccaaaaataaaaataaaataaaataaaaaacttcacTGTAAATGTCAGATCATTGTCACACCTGTGCCACAATTCAGTATCCCACATAATGTAGCTGAGGGTGCGCGTATCTTCAAATCAAATACTGTCACCAGACAGGAACTTAACTACCACtcattaagtattcaatcctGTTGTATGGTTCGAGAccgctttttttttctttttttctttttttttttttctttttttttttttgagagagagagagagccaaaaaaaattataaaaataaaaatttataaacaGAGCGCCAAGAAGCCCAAGAGCTATACAAAAGGAGGCCAAAGCCAGCCAACCCAACTATACAAAAATAATagcaataataacaataataaataataaataacaaatCCCCACCCAAgactacaaaataataataataataaaattacatTCAATATTCCCATCCAAGCACAAAGCCTAATCCAGGCCCCTTGCATGCATCTTGATCCACCCCAAAGCATGACTGAAGTTCCTAAGGCACCTTCTGTGATTTTCTTCCCAAATCACCCAAAGACCCACCAACAAGTAAAGCTGCCAAATGTCTTTCTTCCCCTTTCCAACCTCCATTGTGCCAACATAAAAGATGGTAGCCAGCAGAGTTCGGTGAGTCATGACCCAAGAGACAAAACTTGAGAAGCAAAAAAATCCATAACATTCTAGCAAAAGGGTAGCGAAGAAATAGATGATTAACCGTTTCCAAATAGACCATGCACATGATGCAAATATTTGGAAGCACCATCCCCTGTTTCTGAAGTTATCCACAGTCAAAACCTTGTCCCTTCCCACCAGCCATGCAAAAGCTGCTACTCTCGGCAGAACTCCATAACACCAAACATACTCTGTATTGATGATCCCATCTAATCCACTACAACTGCACCAAATTATAGAAAGACAGCAAGTGTGTCCCAAGTGTGCCTTTCTTTTTTAACAGGCCGTGTTACAAGAGTGCCTCTTTAAACATGTCCTGCACAACAAACCATGACAGCAGCTTTTATACCTGCAAATTCTTAAGTTACATACTATTTGTCCACGAATTCAGGGCTCTGCTCATCCACAAAGACATAGTTTACCAATGGACTGGACATCTGGGGCCCATGGTCTGGTGATCTGAACCATTGGTCTAATGCCTCATTGATGAAGACTCCTTCGAAATGTTCCAGAATGGAATATCCCAAATCTTCATATGAAGGTCTGTAACAAGATGTTTCCAAGAGAAAATACAGCAACGATCTACATTCGAAGGGAAAAAGACTAAATAAAAAGGCTAGGTAGGATCTTCTCATCTTGGAAATTGCTACAGGCATCACCAATCTTGGGGCAatcatatcaacagattggaccAGCAACCCATGACCACAATGTACAGAATCATGCCCATAGGAAAAATATAAGGCCGCTGGTGAACAGAACCCATGAACCTGGTTGTTTACTAATAAGCAAGAAAGGCATGACTCAGCCCCAGACCTCTGCTAAAGCAAGTCTCAAGTATGAATTTGAAACACCAGATATTGTGCATGTACCTGAGCTCTCCAATAATGGTGGTGATGGAGCCAGAGGGGCAGAAAGCGATGATGAATAGTGGCATTGCCACATATGAGGAACTATCCTCGATGAGAGTTATCAGCGTCCCTAAGTCAGTTCTCACATTCCATATGAGttcccctttttttttccatcgatgatgatgatgatgacaatgatagcCATGATGGTGATTGAGCCTTCCAGTACTTGACGGTTGAAGAAGCTTATCAGCTTTTGACGGCATCACTGTGGACATTGCCAATAACTTTCATACACAGACTCATATCATATGAAGCTGGCTTTATATTTTCcagttaaattttaatttaccaccaaccaGGACCCTCATTTCACAGGCCGCACCCCAACAGTCCTGACACGGAACCGATACTGAGGTTGCACATCTTCtgcttcatcttcctcttcactagAATCATCTTCAACCCGGTCCCACCGTGAGTAGTCCAGGCCTGAATGACCTTTCGGTTTTGGGATTGCTTCCCATCCTTTGGGATGTAAATCAGAGTGCTCAAGGCTCTGAGCCTGTGGTACAGGGAGTTTGGAATTATTGCTTCGAGTCTCAGCTTTCTGATCTGAGATTACTGCTGCACCTAGTGCTTTCTCTTCTTGAGCATCAGCTTCCATTGTTTCTTCTTCAAGCTCAGCCTCCActgattcttcttcttcaagCTCAGCTTCGATCGCTTCTTCTTCAAGCTCAGCTTCCAGTGCTTCTTCTTCGAGCTCAGCTTCCAATGCTTCTTCTTCAGATTCGGGTATCGGAGCGAGTGACTTCGCAAGTGTAAAGAATGCCCAAGTTAGTTGATCAGGAAGGTACAAAAGATGATTTACATCAAAATTTTCTTCCAAACCTCAATTTGCATGAGCAAATAAGGAATGTAagttttgctaagcccacgtGCACCTCTCCAATCCATGCACACCTGTACATGCAGCCAGATGTTCTAACCCGGCTTGTAGAACTCCATGCAGATTTGGGCATCTGTAGAAAACATGCCCTTAAAAAAATCACATCCAGTCCATTTGTCAGGGGATGACATATTTATGTTGAATGTAGGCCACTGAAAGTTCTTCTGAGCCACCCACCTGATGGGTTGATCAATCATATCTTTTAGACAGGTCAAATAGAAAATGTGGGCCTATCTTATGCATTGATTGGATGTCCAACACAAGTGTTGATGAGCATTTAGGTGCATGTGAGCTCTTAGCAAAATGCTAGGATTAGTTTGGGTGTTCTAAGCTTTTGGCAATGGGGGTAACAATAAAGTTGGGGGAGAAAAGAATGATGGAAAGACATTTCAtgctttttttccattttccaaCCTGCCCAAATCCACAAGGGATTGGTTccacaaaatacaaaataaataaataacaaaaaataaaataaaatcatcaatCTCTGAAATTGGCTGAAACCATGTAATAACAAGTGTTTCAGATATCAATCTGTTAGAGAGTGAAGCAAGGAAGAGGTATACCAATTGTGTCTTTAGTCGAGCTTGAAGGTTATGGTACACATCAGAAGAAGGGTTCAGCTCTATAAGCCTATTGACATCAAAGAGTGCTGATTGGTATTCCTTAAGGGTGACCAGAGTCTGTGCACGCAGCATCAAGGCTCCAGTGTGATTGTGATCCAGCTCAAGCACTGATGTACATTCTTCTGCTGCCTGAGAGGATAATCACTATGTTCGTTACATCGGAAAAGCCCCAACAGCCAAACAAAGTCATCGATTTCATGGTTTATGTTGCATGAGAGAAATACAAGGATATATGTGCCAAAGACGATTGAGAGGCCCCTTTTGAGATGCTGCTGTTTCTGGTTCAAGTGTGTGGGATCCAGGCATACAGCAGGCAGGCTCCAACATGagcatgccctggcccaaaattcATGCCGATCacttatcagatgggccacacacgtaTGTTGAGGGTGGAGCTTTGGTCAATTTATCTCAACGATTGATTTACACATGCACCACCATATCTGATGAaaggaccagcctgattttgggtCAGAGCATGTCCACGATGGAGCCTGCTCAACAAGGAGCTCACATATGCGTTCCACACTCGCAGGCATGCTACGATGAGAACTCTCAATCCTCATCAAGCAGATAACATTAGCAGAGCTCAAACTGTACACTTTCCATATAACTAAGGCCTTTCATACTAAAGAATAAATTATTACTAACATCCAAAATAAAAACACAATTGCCTACTCCCAGCATTGGAGAAAGCTGGAAATGCAAGTCCACCTCTTGTTCTTCGAGGCATTCCTCAACTACTGCAAGCAATAGGAAGCAGGAAGAACAGAAACAAAATGAGGAAAGACAAACTATTTTAGAGACTGGAAGCATTTAGGAACTGTGATATTTTGAACCGGGGCACTGCAAGTAGAAGATTCACATGCCAGATATGTCAGTAGAGTAATTGAAATGGGCATTCTTTTGATTCTCAAAGATGTGGGAGTGCCGTATAACATTTCCATCTGGTTCATATAGGTAATCTTGTACACAGTCAGCATTTAAAAGTAACAGAAAAGTTGCTTTCTTTCAGCTGATAACATTTTTAATCTTTTTCAGCTTATGACATTATCCATCCATTAATTATAATGttaattttaattataaattttggatctttcttcttttcttcttgctCTTAGTTTTTGTTGAAACGGGAACTACCGATTTATTTGTGTTTCTCTAGATTTTTGCTTATGAAAAGGACAGAACCTAATATCATATATGGTCAGGATGTTTTAGATGTCTCTAAGTAAACTAGTACGTATGGCACATGTAATGCACGTGATAAGTTGACTCATGGAAAGTGGTGGAGAAGCAATTCAAAAGGGGgtattatttgataatttagtAGTGGACCTAATTTGATAATGTAGTAGTACTCTCGGTTttttttcaacttcttcttcttcttcttgttttgaaAAGGTTCCTATTGAAGTATTTCATCCCTTGGAAAAGGTTATCGCGACTGTACAAAATCAACGGAAAAGAATCAAATGCTCAAAGGGATAAAATATACCAATCTAAGACATTGTTTCTTTGTATATACCCCATCTAAGGTGATACCATCgtatataaacagtttggatcattggaagacgaCCCAGATCCAAAGGCCAAAATCCCAATTCTATAGCAATACAAAGATgatgtatttgagcaaacctTGATTTTGTGTTGTAGGACACACATTTACGGCTACTGACATCAACATTTAAAAGTGtcaaaaatgccattaactttGGTTCAAATCCCTTCCCATAACTTTGAAGATCTAATGTTTATGACCCTCCAAAATTGAATTTATGCGGCCCCAGCtcctaaaaaaaataatccattaaaTAGCATTTCAACAGTCACCTTCAATATACAAGGCTGTGGAAAAAGATCAGCAAAAATTAACTAGCCTTCAACCACACAGCCTAAAGAACTTAATGGTATGCCcttaggccttttttttttttttttttttttgaatgaatcTGAGGTGAGGACATGAAAAATTGTAATCATGATTTGcaaacaaagagaaatgcaatcaATAAGGATGGAAATGTTATTGAGGGTTCCTCTCCATTactaaaaaatgaaaacagtgaTTTTGTGGAAAACAAATTCTTTTTCCTGTTTGGATCACATGTAAAGATTGGATTCCTCAAACTGGTATTGAAGAATGACTCCAAATGGTCACCTCATATCTTCCAAACAAATTGCAGCGGCAAGATGACTTTTTTCAAGAATCTCAGTTACAATTTTTCAATGTGTCAGGATGTAAATGGAATTGAGGATCCTCACTGCCTTTTACAATCCAAACAGTGGAAACAGTGATTTTGTGGAAAACGAATTCTATTCCTGCAAACTCCTATCCAGTAATTAGGAGATCTTAATTGGAGATTCATAGGGAGTTTAGCGTGTCTTTTACGGTATATGAAAAGGGGATTAGTTTAGGAGGTAAAGCATTCCAGTTTCATTAGTTATGTGAGTTTTGTAAGTATTTGTATTAGTAATTTTGATTTCAATacgggcatgtttggatacatggaattCAAAGGGAAACAAAGGAAAATGGCAATAATTATCCAATGATGTTTTCCATGAGAAATATCGAAGcatggattccaattttgagttcttgtttggatagcaagcgGAATCCTATATTCCTCGCACAGTACTCACCTAGTTTCTTGTGACACGAATTCAAATCATGGAATGGTGTGATGATTGGTGAGTAGAATACACCCATTTTTGCGTTGTCCAAACAGCACAAAATGTCACACCAAAAGAGaacccttttccttttccattgtttggaATGGATcaatggtttccaaacatggcctaaagtTATTTCTCCCTTTTTATTCACTCTTCAGGGTTTCTTTCTGATTCAGGTATCCAAATCTCATTGATTCAATAACCAAATTGTATCAGAATGTGATCGACCATTGCCTTGATAACCAAATTGCATCAAAATGTGGTCAACCAAAAAAAGGAAGCCAATAATTAGAAATGCATGGTTTCTTTAACACAAattatcaagattcaagagtcaCATTTTATTGGCCATGGCAGTCAAAGAAAAAGCCTccgtgacgcaggacagccctaattatgatgcatgctcatggacacaattaaacagcggaaataaaaggaataaatgatctaaaattctaacagtaatcatcataactgagaaaatcataaaggaaatatgcaatggagcgggccatcactacaaccatgggttatggaattcaattactacttgggttggatccggcgagggatgagacctcccgatcttgcatggtcacacccaatcgatcaatgaagatcactagtccgaagaaccaagaagtttctcgaattagggatttgagaatttggggattagggtttagatcggttctcaagattttgatcgaagaaggattagccaaaactggaaaatagaagaaagaaaattattaccttgaagaagttggaggggcacaagaagaaattagaagaagaagatcaaggggagagaagaagcaccattagaaagaagagaggaaggaggcaaccaaagggtttgcttttcattaatcaatagttgaaattcgtgtttagggctttaccccacttaaataagcaaataaagacataaaattactaaaatacccctaggataagcaaataaagatataagattactaaaagacccctaactaagtcaaaaaacgcgcaaataacataagtatgggaaagtttgggcgctcggtcttctttctccaatcttccttcacatgtgtcttccctaagtggggtcttctatatgtccaatcacatgtgaaaggtcttcagctcctcaatattcacCTATCCACAAGGACAGCACTTGTGGTtgacgctttcttcgttggtacaccttgaatgcacctgtgtccgcatcactcCGCTCTCAGAGGTAACTGAATCCCCCACACCTTTGCACAAAGGACACTCCTCAATGCTAGAAGGTGATGGTTTGCAGAATGTCTTTGAAGAGAAGCACCATTTGAGGTGCCCTTCATATCTTTTGATCCTCCTCCATTTAAAATATACCTCCATTAGAATGCCCATAAACTTGTCAAAGGACACAATCCCATCATCCTTCAGATTCAGGCAGACCATGGCACTCCACACGAGAGGTCCACCTAGGTATTCATGGTAATCCTCCACCATGGCATATCCACACATGGATATGGAGTAGAGATATGGAACAAAAGTGGCATGGGTTGCCACTCCAATCCACAGGTCCTCCTAAACAGGCTCACTCAATCTGACATGTAATGAAGACAATTCTTCTTCATTTTAATTACAATTCCTCagtattaccaaaaaaaaaaacagtcctATTCATGATTTCCCAAAACACACTCACTCAATCTGACATGTAATGAAGACCATTCCTCATtatcacaacaacaacaataacaaaccATCCTATTTATGAGTTGATCTCAATATTCAAATGAAAAAGTGAATGTCAAGGTTTAGGTAGAATTTCGGTGGCTTTAAAATTTTTGACTTCGGCCAATCCTTTTGCTTCTTTTCAATCCAAGGGGCACAGTAACAATACTCATGCTGGATGTTTGAATAGTATTGTTCAAGGTTTTGGTTTGTACAAGTGTAATCAATAGTTTAATTATCCtagctgttgatatgatgggtcccactctgGATGGACCAAGCACAAAAATTACCCAGGACAGGAAAATCCAGACAGTTTAATAGGTTGCCCAACAAACAGacaattaagaaagaaaatacagcaaagTTCATACTTCAACCAGGAAAAGATCAATTAGTCAATAGCTATGATCTTCCAATCAGGGCATTTCTAGATCTTCAGCCATCCAAGGTGAGGAACATCATATTAATGGTTTCGATGATCGAACCTTGGGCCCCACTAGCATGAACAGAATTGTGCAACTCTTGGCCTGAGCTTTCTACAATACCTCTTAATCAAAAGGTCTGTACATGGGCCACGCAATATATGGCCCACTGGATGAcagttctggtgggccatgtatgcTAGAGTACTGTACATGGAAGATGTACCATCATAAAATCGGCATTTCAACTCATCTAAATAAACAAAGGATAACAAAAGGGTTAAAAAAACCATTCTTAAAAACAAATATGTGATCGATCATCTCTTTAAACAGTTGGAATCACACCTTCTTGAAATCATGCAATTTCAAATAGCACGCTGCCCGGTTGCTGTGAAGTGCAATCTTCTGTGCCTTCGTCTTTGCCATCACAAGTGCTTCAGTGTAAAACCCTAGGGCCTCATCATGCTGTCCGTCTTTGTAGAGCTGATGTGCTCTTTCGATCCTGTTGAATGCTACTGCCACTGCTGATGTCATTATCTTTTCCTAACCAATTCAATACTCTGCAAGCTAATATTATCAAAATCCACAAAAACTAAAATGCGATCAATTAAAGGAAACAAAAAGTGGAAGACACAGATATTGGACATGATATGCAGAAGGCAATCAATTAAGCTAAGAATCCACAATCAAAACCAATCTCAATTGCAAAATCTGGGAAATGAACAGCGAGGGGTAATTATACTTCCCTCAACCGTTTCAAAACTCAACCATAAGATTTGaaaacataatatatatatatatatatatataaaagaaaaaaaaaaaaaagaagaagaagaagaagaagaagaagaagaataagaaagcgAATGAGATCAGGATTGATTAAAAACCAAAAGAAGATGAGATTCCCAATGCATATGGAGCGGAGAAATCATAGAAAGGGACTAGTTAATGGAGAGATTTGGATGAGAAAGATGGATGGAGTGTGAGGACAAGAACAAACCGTAGACATTTTTTATTAGAAAAAATGAGATAGGTAAGTTGGACATGATCCCCGTACctaatgtgggggcattttcacaccgggctaaagtggggtggcctgtgggatgcaggggcacactcggggtggggggcccgcagaacccatggatttggggcccgtgtgaggtgggtggctcgtgtgaggcggagcccatggatttggggcccacgagggggtggaACCCATGAATTTAGGGCTCACGAGGAgggtttggccgaggacctaacccatggatttggggcctgggctatgagataaagggattaatttgccatgctctatcagtttgagcttttggagcaagtggttaattgtcccgcatcaagacctcaatgttgaaatgcacttTTTTCTTCATGTACCTTCTCTACCATGGAGCTAGGGTGCAAACCTAGTTCCACTTAGTACTTGAACCAATCAAATCGTTTGTAAGACTATAACTCAACCAACAAGTATATAGGCTAAACAAAGCTCCCATGCAAGGTATTCCACAACAATAATGGTGGACATAACGGGCACCACTATTACCACTACAATACGAGCCGTGAtggccttttttttcttttttttaataaaataataataataatatttcaatcatttttttttttgaaaagtgagAACTTTATTAATCAAGAAAAGAGCTACAGAGTGGAAAAGGAGAAACAGCACaacgaaaagaaaaggaaactacagaaaaggaaaaaacaaaacaaaacaaaaaaaatacaaacatcagtcTCAAGACcgacccaaaccctaaccaaggtaTCGATGGAGCCAAAACCCTAAACCGAGAAAACACCCACCAAAGAAATAATCGGATTTCTAAAACACCAATTATTTATTTTGGCCCACACCACCCAAAAGACTACTAAAAGGAGGATTCTCTATTTCCTCTT is a genomic window containing:
- the LOC131255959 gene encoding uncharacterized protein LOC131255959 isoform X1 — translated: MTSAVAVAFNRIERAHQLYKDGQHDEALGFYTEALVMAKTKAQKIALHSNRAACYLKLHDFKKAAEECTSVLELDHNHTGALMLRAQTLVTLKEYQSALFDVNRLIELNPSSDVYHNLQARLKTQLSLAPIPESEEEALEAELEEEALEAELEEEAIEAELEEEESVEAELEEETMEADAQEEKALGAAVISDQKAETRSNNSKLPVPQAQSLEHSDLHPKGWEAIPKPKGHSGLDYSRWDRVEDDSSEEEDEAEDVQPQYRFRVRTVGVRPVK
- the LOC131255959 gene encoding uncharacterized protein LOC131255959 isoform X2; amino-acid sequence: MLGVGNCVFILDAAEECTSVLELDHNHTGALMLRAQTLVTLKEYQSALFDVNRLIELNPSSDVYHNLQARLKTQLSLAPIPESEEEALEAELEEEALEAELEEEAIEAELEEEESVEAELEEETMEADAQEEKALGAAVISDQKAETRSNNSKLPVPQAQSLEHSDLHPKGWEAIPKPKGHSGLDYSRWDRVEDDSSEEEDEAEDVQPQYRFRVRTVGVRPVK